From Ovis aries strain OAR_USU_Benz2616 breed Rambouillet chromosome 21, ARS-UI_Ramb_v3.0, whole genome shotgun sequence, a single genomic window includes:
- the RAB3IL1 gene encoding guanine nucleotide exchange factor for Rab-3A isoform X5 translates to MEIREKGSEFLKEELHKAQKELKLKDEECERLSKVREQLEQELEELTASLFEEAHRMVRDANMKQAASEKQLKEARGKIDMLQAEVTALKTLVITSTPASPNRELHPQLLSPTKAGPRKGHLRHKSTSSALCPAVCPVAGHILTPDKEGKEVDTTLFAEFQAWRESPTLDKTSPFLERVYREDVGPCLDFTMQELSALVRAAVEDNTLTIEPVASQTLPTVKVAAVDCGHTNGFRAPIDTTCALSGLACACRHRIRLGDSESHYYISPSSRARITAVCNFFTYIRYIQQGLVRQDAEPMFWEITRLRKEMSLAKLGFFPHEA, encoded by the exons ATGGAGATCCGAGAGAAGGGCTCGGAGTTCCTGAAGGAGGAGCTGCACAAAGCCCAGAAG GAGCTGAAACTCAAGGATGAGGAGTGTGAGCGGCTGTCCAAGGTGCGGGAACAGCTggagcaggagctggaggagctgaCAGCCAGTCTGTTTGAG GAAGCCCACAGGATGGTGCGAGACGCCAACATGAAGCAGGCAGCGTCAGAAAAGCAGCTGAAGGAGGCCCGGGGCAAG ATTGACATGCTGCAGGCAGAGGTGACAGCCTTGAAGACACTGGTCATCACGTCCACACCAGCCTCTCCCAACCGCGAGCTCCACCCGCAGCTGCTCAGCCCCACCAAGGCTGGACCTCGCAAGGGCCACTTGCGCCATAAGAGCACCAGCAGCGCCCTCTGCCCCGCGGTGTGCCCCGTTGCGGGGCACATCCTCACCCCGGACAAGGAGGGCAAAGAG gTGGACACGACCCTGTTTGCAGAGTTCCAGGCCTGGAGGGAATCGCCTACCCTGGACAAGACCTCCCCATTTCTGGAAAGGGTGTACCGGGAGGATGTGGGCCCCTGCCTGGACTTCACCATGCAGGAG CTCTCGGCCCTAGTCCGGGCCGCCGTGGAGGACAACACACTCACCATCGAGCCTGTGGCTTCGCAAACCCTGCCCACAGTGAAGgtggctgctgttgactgtggtcACACAAA TGGGTTCCGGGCCCCGATTGACAC AACATGTGCCCTGAGTGGGCTGGCCTGCGCCTGTCGTCACCGAATCCGGCTTGGGGACTCTGAGAGCCACTACTACATCTCACCATCCTCCCGGGCCAGG ATCACGGCCGTGTGCAACTTCTTCACCTACATCCGCTACATCCAGCAAGGCCTGGTGCGGCAGGACG CGGAGCCCATGTTCTGGGAGATCACGAGGCTGCGGAAGGAGATGTCACTGGCCAAGCTCGGCTTCTTCCCCCACGAGGCCTAG
- the RAB3IL1 gene encoding guanine nucleotide exchange factor for Rab-3A isoform X1 — protein MDPAEKPAECPARGKCPVFLAVSSGTVRYAPSGLGPALEGNLGEQPLDTDSQPHPDEGHPPPLEAVPVPWKSVGPYKSHRESLGGLPETPAGEEAQGEEGPAATQLDVSRLRSSSMEIREKGSEFLKEELHKAQKELKLKDEECERLSKVREQLEQELEELTASLFEEAHRMVRDANMKQAASEKQLKEARGKIDMLQAEVTALKTLVITSTPASPNRELHPQLLSPTKAGPRKGHLRHKSTSSALCPAVCPVAGHILTPDKEGKEVDTTLFAEFQAWRESPTLDKTSPFLERVYREDVGPCLDFTMQELSALVRAAVEDNTLTIEPVASQTLPTVKVAAVDCGHTNGFRAPIDTTCALSGLACACRHRIRLGDSESHYYISPSSRARITAVCNFFTYIRYIQQGLVRQDAEPMFWEITRLRKEMSLAKLGFFPHEA, from the exons ATGGACCCCGCAGAGAAGCCTGCTGAGTGCCCAGCCCGAGGAAAATGTCCTGTGTTCCTGGCAGTGAGCTCAGGGACTGTCCGCTATGCTCCATCAGGTCTGGGCCCTGCACTCGAGGGGAACTTAGGAGAGCAGCCTTTGGACACAGACAG CCAGCCTCACCCGGACGAGGGCCACCCACCGCCCCTTGAAGCTGTCCCAGTCCCCTGGAAGAGCGTGGGACCCTACAAAAGCCACAGGGAGTCCCTGGGAGGCCTACCGGAGACCCCTGCAGGGGAGGAGGCCCAAGGTGAGGAGGGCCCTGCAGCCACCCAGCTGGACGTGTCGCGCCTGCGCAGCTCTTCCATGGAGATCCGAGAGAAGGGCTCGGAGTTCCTGAAGGAGGAGCTGCACAAAGCCCAGAAG GAGCTGAAACTCAAGGATGAGGAGTGTGAGCGGCTGTCCAAGGTGCGGGAACAGCTggagcaggagctggaggagctgaCAGCCAGTCTGTTTGAG GAAGCCCACAGGATGGTGCGAGACGCCAACATGAAGCAGGCAGCGTCAGAAAAGCAGCTGAAGGAGGCCCGGGGCAAG ATTGACATGCTGCAGGCAGAGGTGACAGCCTTGAAGACACTGGTCATCACGTCCACACCAGCCTCTCCCAACCGCGAGCTCCACCCGCAGCTGCTCAGCCCCACCAAGGCTGGACCTCGCAAGGGCCACTTGCGCCATAAGAGCACCAGCAGCGCCCTCTGCCCCGCGGTGTGCCCCGTTGCGGGGCACATCCTCACCCCGGACAAGGAGGGCAAAGAG gTGGACACGACCCTGTTTGCAGAGTTCCAGGCCTGGAGGGAATCGCCTACCCTGGACAAGACCTCCCCATTTCTGGAAAGGGTGTACCGGGAGGATGTGGGCCCCTGCCTGGACTTCACCATGCAGGAG CTCTCGGCCCTAGTCCGGGCCGCCGTGGAGGACAACACACTCACCATCGAGCCTGTGGCTTCGCAAACCCTGCCCACAGTGAAGgtggctgctgttgactgtggtcACACAAA TGGGTTCCGGGCCCCGATTGACAC AACATGTGCCCTGAGTGGGCTGGCCTGCGCCTGTCGTCACCGAATCCGGCTTGGGGACTCTGAGAGCCACTACTACATCTCACCATCCTCCCGGGCCAGG ATCACGGCCGTGTGCAACTTCTTCACCTACATCCGCTACATCCAGCAAGGCCTGGTGCGGCAGGACG CGGAGCCCATGTTCTGGGAGATCACGAGGCTGCGGAAGGAGATGTCACTGGCCAAGCTCGGCTTCTTCCCCCACGAGGCCTAG
- the RAB3IL1 gene encoding guanine nucleotide exchange factor for Rab-3A isoform X4, producing MWSGQPHPDEGHPPPLEAVPVPWKSVGPYKSHRESLGGLPETPAGEEAQGEEGPAATQLDVSRLRSSSMEIREKGSEFLKEELHKAQKELKLKDEECERLSKVREQLEQELEELTASLFEEAHRMVRDANMKQAASEKQLKEARGKIDMLQAEVTALKTLVITSTPASPNRELHPQLLSPTKAGPRKGHLRHKSTSSALCPAVCPVAGHILTPDKEGKEVDTTLFAEFQAWRESPTLDKTSPFLERVYREDVGPCLDFTMQELSALVRAAVEDNTLTIEPVASQTLPTVKVAAVDCGHTKTCALSGLACACRHRIRLGDSESHYYISPSSRARITAVCNFFTYIRYIQQGLVRQDAEPMFWEITRLRKEMSLAKLGFFPHEA from the exons ATGTGGAGCGG CCAGCCTCACCCGGACGAGGGCCACCCACCGCCCCTTGAAGCTGTCCCAGTCCCCTGGAAGAGCGTGGGACCCTACAAAAGCCACAGGGAGTCCCTGGGAGGCCTACCGGAGACCCCTGCAGGGGAGGAGGCCCAAGGTGAGGAGGGCCCTGCAGCCACCCAGCTGGACGTGTCGCGCCTGCGCAGCTCTTCCATGGAGATCCGAGAGAAGGGCTCGGAGTTCCTGAAGGAGGAGCTGCACAAAGCCCAGAAG GAGCTGAAACTCAAGGATGAGGAGTGTGAGCGGCTGTCCAAGGTGCGGGAACAGCTggagcaggagctggaggagctgaCAGCCAGTCTGTTTGAG GAAGCCCACAGGATGGTGCGAGACGCCAACATGAAGCAGGCAGCGTCAGAAAAGCAGCTGAAGGAGGCCCGGGGCAAG ATTGACATGCTGCAGGCAGAGGTGACAGCCTTGAAGACACTGGTCATCACGTCCACACCAGCCTCTCCCAACCGCGAGCTCCACCCGCAGCTGCTCAGCCCCACCAAGGCTGGACCTCGCAAGGGCCACTTGCGCCATAAGAGCACCAGCAGCGCCCTCTGCCCCGCGGTGTGCCCCGTTGCGGGGCACATCCTCACCCCGGACAAGGAGGGCAAAGAG gTGGACACGACCCTGTTTGCAGAGTTCCAGGCCTGGAGGGAATCGCCTACCCTGGACAAGACCTCCCCATTTCTGGAAAGGGTGTACCGGGAGGATGTGGGCCCCTGCCTGGACTTCACCATGCAGGAG CTCTCGGCCCTAGTCCGGGCCGCCGTGGAGGACAACACACTCACCATCGAGCCTGTGGCTTCGCAAACCCTGCCCACAGTGAAGgtggctgctgttgactgtggtcACACAAA AACATGTGCCCTGAGTGGGCTGGCCTGCGCCTGTCGTCACCGAATCCGGCTTGGGGACTCTGAGAGCCACTACTACATCTCACCATCCTCCCGGGCCAGG ATCACGGCCGTGTGCAACTTCTTCACCTACATCCGCTACATCCAGCAAGGCCTGGTGCGGCAGGACG CGGAGCCCATGTTCTGGGAGATCACGAGGCTGCGGAAGGAGATGTCACTGGCCAAGCTCGGCTTCTTCCCCCACGAGGCCTAG
- the RAB3IL1 gene encoding guanine nucleotide exchange factor for Rab-3A isoform X3, which yields MWSGQPHPDEGHPPPLEAVPVPWKSVGPYKSHRESLGGLPETPAGEEAQGEEGPAATQLDVSRLRSSSMEIREKGSEFLKEELHKAQKELKLKDEECERLSKVREQLEQELEELTASLFEEAHRMVRDANMKQAASEKQLKEARGKIDMLQAEVTALKTLVITSTPASPNRELHPQLLSPTKAGPRKGHLRHKSTSSALCPAVCPVAGHILTPDKEGKEVDTTLFAEFQAWRESPTLDKTSPFLERVYREDVGPCLDFTMQELSALVRAAVEDNTLTIEPVASQTLPTVKVAAVDCGHTNGFRAPIDTTCALSGLACACRHRIRLGDSESHYYISPSSRARITAVCNFFTYIRYIQQGLVRQDAEPMFWEITRLRKEMSLAKLGFFPHEA from the exons ATGTGGAGCGG CCAGCCTCACCCGGACGAGGGCCACCCACCGCCCCTTGAAGCTGTCCCAGTCCCCTGGAAGAGCGTGGGACCCTACAAAAGCCACAGGGAGTCCCTGGGAGGCCTACCGGAGACCCCTGCAGGGGAGGAGGCCCAAGGTGAGGAGGGCCCTGCAGCCACCCAGCTGGACGTGTCGCGCCTGCGCAGCTCTTCCATGGAGATCCGAGAGAAGGGCTCGGAGTTCCTGAAGGAGGAGCTGCACAAAGCCCAGAAG GAGCTGAAACTCAAGGATGAGGAGTGTGAGCGGCTGTCCAAGGTGCGGGAACAGCTggagcaggagctggaggagctgaCAGCCAGTCTGTTTGAG GAAGCCCACAGGATGGTGCGAGACGCCAACATGAAGCAGGCAGCGTCAGAAAAGCAGCTGAAGGAGGCCCGGGGCAAG ATTGACATGCTGCAGGCAGAGGTGACAGCCTTGAAGACACTGGTCATCACGTCCACACCAGCCTCTCCCAACCGCGAGCTCCACCCGCAGCTGCTCAGCCCCACCAAGGCTGGACCTCGCAAGGGCCACTTGCGCCATAAGAGCACCAGCAGCGCCCTCTGCCCCGCGGTGTGCCCCGTTGCGGGGCACATCCTCACCCCGGACAAGGAGGGCAAAGAG gTGGACACGACCCTGTTTGCAGAGTTCCAGGCCTGGAGGGAATCGCCTACCCTGGACAAGACCTCCCCATTTCTGGAAAGGGTGTACCGGGAGGATGTGGGCCCCTGCCTGGACTTCACCATGCAGGAG CTCTCGGCCCTAGTCCGGGCCGCCGTGGAGGACAACACACTCACCATCGAGCCTGTGGCTTCGCAAACCCTGCCCACAGTGAAGgtggctgctgttgactgtggtcACACAAA TGGGTTCCGGGCCCCGATTGACAC AACATGTGCCCTGAGTGGGCTGGCCTGCGCCTGTCGTCACCGAATCCGGCTTGGGGACTCTGAGAGCCACTACTACATCTCACCATCCTCCCGGGCCAGG ATCACGGCCGTGTGCAACTTCTTCACCTACATCCGCTACATCCAGCAAGGCCTGGTGCGGCAGGACG CGGAGCCCATGTTCTGGGAGATCACGAGGCTGCGGAAGGAGATGTCACTGGCCAAGCTCGGCTTCTTCCCCCACGAGGCCTAG
- the RAB3IL1 gene encoding guanine nucleotide exchange factor for Rab-3A isoform X2, translating into MDPAEKPAECPARGKCPVFLAVSSGTVRYAPSGLGPALEGNLGEQPLDTDSQPHPDEGHPPPLEAVPVPWKSVGPYKSHRESLGGLPETPAGEEAQGEEGPAATQLDVSRLRSSSMEIREKGSEFLKEELHKAQKELKLKDEECERLSKVREQLEQELEELTASLFEEAHRMVRDANMKQAASEKQLKEARGKIDMLQAEVTALKTLVITSTPASPNRELHPQLLSPTKAGPRKGHLRHKSTSSALCPAVCPVAGHILTPDKEGKEVDTTLFAEFQAWRESPTLDKTSPFLERVYREDVGPCLDFTMQELSALVRAAVEDNTLTIEPVASQTLPTVKVAAVDCGHTKTCALSGLACACRHRIRLGDSESHYYISPSSRARITAVCNFFTYIRYIQQGLVRQDAEPMFWEITRLRKEMSLAKLGFFPHEA; encoded by the exons ATGGACCCCGCAGAGAAGCCTGCTGAGTGCCCAGCCCGAGGAAAATGTCCTGTGTTCCTGGCAGTGAGCTCAGGGACTGTCCGCTATGCTCCATCAGGTCTGGGCCCTGCACTCGAGGGGAACTTAGGAGAGCAGCCTTTGGACACAGACAG CCAGCCTCACCCGGACGAGGGCCACCCACCGCCCCTTGAAGCTGTCCCAGTCCCCTGGAAGAGCGTGGGACCCTACAAAAGCCACAGGGAGTCCCTGGGAGGCCTACCGGAGACCCCTGCAGGGGAGGAGGCCCAAGGTGAGGAGGGCCCTGCAGCCACCCAGCTGGACGTGTCGCGCCTGCGCAGCTCTTCCATGGAGATCCGAGAGAAGGGCTCGGAGTTCCTGAAGGAGGAGCTGCACAAAGCCCAGAAG GAGCTGAAACTCAAGGATGAGGAGTGTGAGCGGCTGTCCAAGGTGCGGGAACAGCTggagcaggagctggaggagctgaCAGCCAGTCTGTTTGAG GAAGCCCACAGGATGGTGCGAGACGCCAACATGAAGCAGGCAGCGTCAGAAAAGCAGCTGAAGGAGGCCCGGGGCAAG ATTGACATGCTGCAGGCAGAGGTGACAGCCTTGAAGACACTGGTCATCACGTCCACACCAGCCTCTCCCAACCGCGAGCTCCACCCGCAGCTGCTCAGCCCCACCAAGGCTGGACCTCGCAAGGGCCACTTGCGCCATAAGAGCACCAGCAGCGCCCTCTGCCCCGCGGTGTGCCCCGTTGCGGGGCACATCCTCACCCCGGACAAGGAGGGCAAAGAG gTGGACACGACCCTGTTTGCAGAGTTCCAGGCCTGGAGGGAATCGCCTACCCTGGACAAGACCTCCCCATTTCTGGAAAGGGTGTACCGGGAGGATGTGGGCCCCTGCCTGGACTTCACCATGCAGGAG CTCTCGGCCCTAGTCCGGGCCGCCGTGGAGGACAACACACTCACCATCGAGCCTGTGGCTTCGCAAACCCTGCCCACAGTGAAGgtggctgctgttgactgtggtcACACAAA AACATGTGCCCTGAGTGGGCTGGCCTGCGCCTGTCGTCACCGAATCCGGCTTGGGGACTCTGAGAGCCACTACTACATCTCACCATCCTCCCGGGCCAGG ATCACGGCCGTGTGCAACTTCTTCACCTACATCCGCTACATCCAGCAAGGCCTGGTGCGGCAGGACG CGGAGCCCATGTTCTGGGAGATCACGAGGCTGCGGAAGGAGATGTCACTGGCCAAGCTCGGCTTCTTCCCCCACGAGGCCTAG